The stretch of DNA CTGCACCGAAAACCATACCCACTCCTGCCGCAGCCAGCACAAAGCCAAATTGAGTTTCTTTCAGACCGATTTTGCCGGATAAAGAGATTGCCAGCACTTGCAGAGCCGCAAACACTGAGTAGAGAATCGTCAACTGCACCATTGCGTTGCTTACGAGACGATTGTGCTTGAGATATCGCAACCCTTCTTTGAAGTCCTGTAGAGGATGAATTAACACCGCGTGAGGCGATACCTTATTTTCCTTTACCTGCATTAGATAAATCAAACCCAACGAAAGTAGGTATAACCCAGCGACTAAGAACTCTTGAGCGCCAACGCCAGCGCTATCTTTGGCGAAACTCAACAGGGGTTCGCCAATGGTCATGCCGACAATTATCCCTCCCATTGTGGATGAGGCGAAGAGGTTATTGGCGGTCATTAATCCTTCTTTACGCACTACCAGGGGGATAGCCGCCTGTTCCGCTGGGGCGAAAAATTGGGTGACGGTAGAAATTAGAAAGGTAACGAGTAAGAGGACGGCGAAGGCTTTTGGCAAAAATGGCATTGCTGCTATCAATAGGACTCGAATCAGGTTGCAGCCTAGCAGCATTTGCTTTTTGGGAAAGCGGTCAACGAAAATTCCGGCGGCTGAGCCAAATAAAATCGCTGGTACGGTGAAGGCTACCATGATCGCCGATCGCATGGAATTATCAGAATGTTCCAAGGTAGACCAGGGCCGATAGTCACCGGCTTCTAGCAGGATAATTAGCAATACATAAAAGACTTTATCCGCCACTTGTGCAAAAAGCTGGCCAATCCACAAGGCAAGGAAGGGGCCGTTTTTCAGCAGAGCATTGAAGCCCTTGCTATCAGGGGGTGGGCTGGCTGGGTGCATAGCGATAGTTAAGCTGACCGCCTTCGGCAGTTATAGTTTCTAGAAATATACGTAGGTTTGAGGATGGATACAGGCGATGACGGTAAAGCTTGTTTTTGGTTCATAGAACTTATCCAAACCTGT from Kamptonema formosum PCC 6407 encodes:
- a CDS encoding MFS transporter, with protein sequence MHPASPPPDSKGFNALLKNGPFLALWIGQLFAQVADKVFYVLLIILLEAGDYRPWSTLEHSDNSMRSAIMVAFTVPAILFGSAAGIFVDRFPKKQMLLGCNLIRVLLIAAMPFLPKAFAVLLLVTFLISTVTQFFAPAEQAAIPLVVRKEGLMTANNLFASSTMGGIIVGMTIGEPLLSFAKDSAGVGAQEFLVAGLYLLSLGLIYLMQVKENKVSPHAVLIHPLQDFKEGLRYLKHNRLVSNAMVQLTILYSVFAALQVLAISLSGKIGLKETQFGFVLAAAGVGMVFGAGLLGHFSDRLHHKPLPLIGFLMMGFVLGMFAFTRYLWLGLSLSAMFGLGASLINGPMQALIQEKTPESMRGKVFGFQNNAINIALSLPLAITGPLTDAVGKAVGSEDVGLRVVLLGLGCLVALMGAAAWRNTRDVLQDVV